The Leptidea sinapis chromosome 3, ilLepSina1.1, whole genome shotgun sequence genome segment acgcacaaatacgtcttattataaatattgtaaatccgttattagatgtaagttctacaaaataatactattataacacaatttaagttctgtggattttgtgatgttttaaataaataaataaacaaatctaatagttgccctaacaaaaaagctattgttcttaggtagtgagGTATCTATGTAGCGCATCGAAGACCAatattaaaagatataaaaggcacttattttctcaaaattgattcctttagaattctttttgatgtcatttctaataactactagatactactatcgcttcggaaacaaatggcgctctgggaagaagaagcggcgcaagaaactctcccagcactctttttttgcgctcttttcaataaaaatatacaatattgtacagtcatttctatcgctataaaataatcacaatctagtcccaggctgttcgatcatttagatatccagcagtggagtaataggatttacaacagagccatttttttataaaacatttaaatttatttatagataatgcctgaacagtggctgggactttattatagaagtgtatacatttacccttcaagctattatgtatcttatgaagcctactagaattagttacaagcaaacccttatttctagtgttataataatgaaatcatttatcacggggggtgttccgaagagctgtttaacctgattcttgccgccacaagttaggatatcatcctcaccgtctggatgtgtggcggccctccacagtgcggttttcaaggagctttcttccacgtactacaaagctgtggaatgagcttccttgtgtggtgtttcagggtcgatacgacatgggtaccttcaaaaaaagcgcgtacaccttccttaaaggccggcaacgctcctgtgattcctctggtgttgcaagagattgtgggcggcggtgatcacttaacgacaggtgacccgtacgctcgtttgtcctcctattccataagaaaaaaCACTATTAAGCggaaaaaggtgacgatttttgtgtaTTGTATTTAATCTAGGACTACGCTATTATGTTTATAGTTGCAGttgaaaaattttaaatcagTAGAAAGTAAGCCTTACATTAGTACTTACTTTCCAAGGTACTATTCGCTCGTAGAGGCCCACCgagaaatacaatatattatttcattttttgcaAATGCTTCAGCATTTCATCCGAGAGGGATCATTGACATAAATACCCACAAAGCTAAGTGCTCAGCGCTAAAAAAGTTTttactgaaaaaatatttaatatttcaattgttaaattatttcttacatTAGCTTGTATATATTTACTACTAAACCTTACATTTCCTAAACGATGTCAATTGTACTTCACTTTTATAAAAGGGGCATAAGTTTGGGATCTTACAGAGACACTTCAAACAAAATCCTGCCGTTGGGTAGAGTTAAGAAGTTAGTATGGAAGCGCTCTTATCTCCTtgacattaaaaagtattttatgagAAGTCAAGTCAAGTTAGATAAGGTAACGAGGATCTACAATGATAGTAGTTGAGCTTAACTGTACTACGTTTGAATTTAAcctaatattattcataatactaAGGCTTGAGATGTATAGAgcgtaccagtgggaggctcctttgcactggaagccggctagattatgggtaccacaacggcgcctatttctgccgtgaagcagtaatgtgtaaacattactgtgtttcggtctgaagggcgccgtagctagtgaaattactgggcaaatgaggcttaacatcttatgtctgaaggtgacgagcgcaattattgtagtgccgctcagaatttttgggtttttcaagaatcctgagtggcactgcattgtaataataataatcctttatGCATATataggcaggtcgtatcaattaccatcagcagaacgtcgtgctcgtctcgtcccttattttcataaaaaaaacttagaagCGTACTTAGCTTACGTAAGCTTAGCGTAAGCGTAGCTTACTGAGTGGTTatcttagcataatcttttatttagtttttaaagtaatttgagAGTTGAAATTAAGCTGAGCTTAATTAAGCTAAGACAGGGCAATGTAAAAGTCAAGTtagcgttttatcacactcagtaCAATTTTAGgcctaatattatttatttatttattggtaatcaacagcgttacagtaaacgttaataaacaataatatacaaCATAGTTCTTAATGCCATTATAGATTATttatagcgctctacaaagcgcaggtccggccacacatggagtattgctgtcatctctggtctggtgcaccccagtatcagctcgatccatttgaccgcgtgcaacgcagagcagctcaaattgtcggggacccagtgctctgtgaacggctagatcacttggcgttgcgtagagacgtcgcttcattgtgtgtcttctaccgcatttatcacggggagtgttccggagagctattcaacctgattcctgccgccgaattctaccttcgcacgacacgccatgtTTGTGCGTGTGTGCACGGGTGTGAAAGCGTATGTGTGTGGTTAGTagataacaatatgtatatattttaaacaaatgagtAAGGCACTGCTTTAGAAttgtgtaatttaataattttatgcttCAATTTATCCCTTTCTAACATGAAGATATCTAGagtaattaatttgtttaagtCTAATACTCCGttaaaataacatacaaatAACGACATGTTAGGGGCTTAAGCATGCCTTTGCCATTTTGGTATCACTGGTAGCCACTTTCGATGAAAAGAAAACCTCCCGGGTGCGAGATTGAagaaacattataaaattttgattattacTTCTTTCCTAGACACTAAATTGGTGGTATTCATGCTTTATTGCTCTTCATGGTACCAACAGtcgtgtttattttatttcaataaaatggtCATATGGTGGGGTCATCCATAtaatatatgtcgcagggatatgataaaaacagagatttggtcaattctctaagtgatttgatcaaatcgcggaagatattaaaataacaacaggattttatcatttctctatacaaatctagtgatttgataaAATACCAgaattggttccgtgaaatgacaaaaaatcttttctttggtatattttaaaagaattatctggtaagacttagacataatttttatcattaaagcAACGTTGTAGAATATGAGGACAACCAACTTTcaagaaaatttttaatagttcGATTGCTACTTCAGCCGCTCTTTTTGAAATTATAAGTCGGAGAAAACTGAATATTGTTGCATGATCCCTAGTGTAAAAGCCATTTATAACTTTTGTCGGGGGTAGACTGTAAGTTAATAAGCCTGACCACGTTAAAATCAGTAGATACAATTGAACAAACAACGATACCttatctttcttttttttttgtgagaggaggaaatactgttacgtatttacgccccggaacggggcgtaatatgtcggacttgagtctccgcgtaagcggacacatAAACTataacctcctctatgctgttagctctggcttttacagcgaagtaggacgtgggccgtggaggccgcaaagacttaCCATATTGTATTGTCTTTCCTTCATAGATGGATGGTGTAGCGAAATTCGCTATTGGTTGATTCATTTCCTTGTCACTTCATGTTCCACTTTGTCTTGGGACAACCAATTCCTCAACATATTCTTCCGAGTCATGCCGAACACTAAACTGATCAGAGTCGCCCCCACTTTCGTCATAATCTCTTCTAAAATACGTTTTAAGTTATCACTACTTAATTGGTAATACGAGggtggcactgaaaatttcgcgaatcaaggaagtgaaacaacatttctatttaaatacgtatttattgcttttcgaagtattctccgcgaaatttgacacatttttccatgcgatggaaccaatcattgaagcaaccattccattcggaagttggggtctccaaaatggccgttttgtaggcgtccgaagcttcttcaggtgatgaaaatctctgaacacgcaatttattctttattttagggaaagtatagaaatcattagggcttaggtcggggctgtacggcggacggtctaataattctatgttttcttgctctaaaaactcttttgttctgagcgcggtgtgagaactcgcattgtcgtgatggaggatgatgcggcggttgcagttctctttacggacttcagaaacgacctgtggcaaacaaatgctagcataccattctgcattaaccgttctttgtccgcaagaggaatagtcgcaacatggccggtttcggagtcaaacgtggccaccatttttttttcttcggtTTCGAGACTGgtttttttgtttcgggttcttaagttgcctgaatttcgcggtatgtcatatgtcgatcttcctcaatcaccttacgcacagcatcaacgttttctttcgtgactgcagtttttggacgaccttgacgagGATCATCACTGaacttgacacgtccacgttgaaattcagcaaaccagcgataaattgtggttttggatgggacttcatcaccaaatgcagaaatcatccggtcaacacactgtttttgtgttaaaccacttcgaaagtcataataaatcatcgttctagaattttctcgagtcaattccattttctcaacgactaaacaagtttgacaagaccttgtgacaagaccgagaatcttttttaaataaataaattgtattcgatttgtaaaaccaaggagttttcaattaaaaagattttaatatgacaagaacagtggaaatattccattcccgatacttttagtgcagactatgtatataataaagaataaaccataaaattacaaaacatttttttatataaaacagcttgaggtcccgggttcgaatcttggtaggtgcaatcatttatatcatgatatttagttatttttatactttttagtgcacattatatctattgttttggtatAGTGATTTTGatggcggttgttttttttgttaattttttttatcagtatCAAGTACTAgcttttttactattttatgtggttaaatacaatattcctttattgcgctatcgaatacaaaaatgataatttatattacataaaattttacacttcagaactattacaattattttacattagagagtttatctctcagaaaaatcaccTTTCGTCCATACTTTAAAAGACTGTCTTATGttgatattaatttatcaaCTGAAGTTAAATTTTGTCGACAGTCTAAATTGAATCTTATAACCTTTCACTGAAAATTCACTTTCCATAATACATTTATACCCATCACAAGAAAAGTGTTCAACgccgttaaagaagttttcacttacaAAAGTTtacaattacttaaaataattaggTAGTAAAATgacaaacataatttgaaaTAGGCACGTTCATTAACTTcggttttcatttaaataatttttttaaccattatttCTAGGACCTCAGAACATATTTGGATTTAAGTAAACAAGGCGTAATATATTTGAGTTTTGGCTCAAACGCTCCATCGTCAAAGCTACCTCCAGAAATAATTCAATTGTTCATTCGGGTGTTTTCTAACTTACCATACAACGTCTTATGAAAATGGGAGAAAAATGAATTGCCTGACAGaccacaaaatgtaaaaatatcaaaatcttttcCACAATCTGATCTCTTGAGTAAGTTACttacatcaaaatatttatataaaatagtttacaTTAGcatcatcatttttttatcaTGGTAGCCACCATTTTCACCTTTAGAATATAAGATATTACCCTACAAGGGCAGCAAGTAGGACAATTTATTTCAATGCGAATTTTTCCATACTTTCGACCATCTATAAAGAAAAACCCAGTAAAAATTTCAGTACGTTGATttgatattcaaatatttttattcaaaacaggatgtgaCTTCATCActaaatgcagaaatcatccggtcaacacactgtttttgtgttaaaccacttcgaaagtcataataaatcatcgttctagaattttctcgagtcaattccattttctcaacgactaaacaagtttgacaagaccttgtgacaagaccgagaatcttttttaaataaataaatggtattcgatttgtaaaaccaaggagttttcaattaaaatgattttaatatgacaagaacagtggaaatattccattcccgatacttttagtgcagactatgtatataataaagaataaaccataaaattacaaaacattttttttatataaaacagcttgaggtcccgggttcgaatctcggtaggtgcaatcatttatatcatgatatggatgtttgtttccgagtcatggatgtttatatgtatttatgtatgttgaagtaagtataatgtattaaaaatatcgttgtcgtacccatagtgcaggctatgcctagtttggggcaagataatttgtgtaagagtgtgtcagttttattattattattttcttaccAAAAAGAGTCACGCCATATGTCTGGTAGGGCCCCACTGTCTGTTTCACTCGGACGCGTGCACGTGGAGAAATGCGGAAGGGGTGGTTAACTGACGTCTAGTCTGTATCTTGAAGCTGTAGAGACGCCCAAtgcaaaaaactaaaaatatcgaTGTTTTTCTGAAGCAGTGCCTGGTGGGTCTGACAGACCCAGGCCTGCCAAGGGTTCGTtgaaatcatgatttaaaatgttaacactgggaacagacataagcttataatgcctactactcagctaagtcgagttagtaggtcttttatggggcgatgtacatgcttttacaacaagatcccagtaaatgttcaaaacaaaagtattacgttatttaaaagaattcttaaaaaacgtttgtgtggtaaaggttactataacataaatgactttcttaatgataccacagattggaaatggagcgccctcaggctattaaataataagtttaattgtacaatattactttgtaaacatattttttgatgacaaaaaaagcccgctgagtttgttgcgcccattcttctcaggcctgaggcattcattttgaaatatgtggtagttttttttgactttcaataagtgatgtctcatcctattttgaataacaatatttgaatttgaattttaatataatatttatgcactttaaaataatattttggttaggTTTTTGTACCATCTACTACAGTGTCATTgatatttataagaatttaatagcaattttttaaattgtttattattgattCTCAATCAACACATAAAAACTATTCCTTTTAACCTGGGAAAAAGAGATAAGTAATTACATAAGTTGTTTTCGCAAACTAGAATTTTCAAGCAGATTCATTGTGTTTTATCGTTGTGTATATTTAGATAActgataattataatttatacacgCGTAAagtagtatattaaaaataattaaattatatattataatctaacagTCAAGTTATAGTCGTTCCAAACGTAACTCAGACAACATGtgcaaattattcataataacaGTATATGCAATTATAACGCATATAAGTGCATCTAGGATACTGGCAGTCTTTCCATCACCTTCGATAAGTCACCAAGTAATATTTCGTCCTCTTGTACATGAACTGGTGCGACGTGGTCATCACGTAACAATTATAACACCTGATCCAGTATTTGATAAAGGAACAGCACCAAGCAATTTAACAGAAATAGACGTCCATGATATATCGTATaaaatatggaaaaaaaatTTCGTTGAAAGCAGCGAATTCGGCAaagaagatatttttattaaacagaCTGAAGCAATACTTAACCAATTTGGTCATGTAATTGAAGCGCAAATGAAAACAAAAGAAGTtcagaatattataaacaacaaagatatcaaattttatttattgttattggaAGCTTGTGCGAGACCGGCTTTAGTATTCTCTCACATATTTAAAATTCCAGTTATACAAATAAGTTCTTTTGGAATGATGCTTGAGAGTGATGAAATCGTGGGATTACCGACACACCCATTAATATACCCAGTATCAACGAACCAAAGattgtataatttatcaatttatGAAAAGCTGATTGAACTATACAAATACATGAGATTAAgcagaatatataaaaaattagagGAGTTGGAATATAAGCAATTACAAAAGATTATTGGGAATGAGTTGCCtagtttaaaagtattaaagaaTAATGTTGATATGCTTTTTGTAAATACTCATCCAATGTGGAATAATAATCAACCTCTGCCACCTAATGTTATTTCTATTTGGGGAATTCATGAAAAAATACCGAAGGAACTACCACAGGTTGGTACCAATGAATTAGCTAGCTAATTGTCTTACACGCAGGTTTAACCCCCAAAGCTTCTAGGGatgatatatatgatatatgataTCTCGAAAACATTTTCGATCGATATTGTACTTCGAGAAGATATTCtaccaattaatttattattaacttttctattttattacgaactttataaaattatagttttaatacaCGATGCATATGAGTAATTAAATCAGAAATTTAAGCATATCTAcgtaattataatgttatacaAGCAATTGAGGCAAGTTTGCGTAGAATTCGCGTACCTACGTGGAATTCTATCCAATTTTACCCGATTCGGATCATGTTTACAATTTCATAGATTATTATGTTTTGTGCAACctttattttcacaatttttaattgaaaaaacatTGTCTATATTACTCCATATATTATGAGCTAAATGCCAGTAGAAGTATGGTAATAATCAGTCTCGCTACAAACAGACAGACGAGATTGTTAACAGTTATCTTCTGTTGTAAGTACTGTGTAAACATACATatcaatgttaaataaattaaataaaaagctattattttgttataccagaaaattcttaaatatttaaacgtaTAGATTGCATAGCTCCTTGAGTTAAGATAAGAGAATGCCTACTTTTCTTAATTGATAACATTATCTTTGcatttaatatcataatagATAATTTCGTtacctatacatataaaatatgtctCGCCTCTGTCTGAAATAACGTATATTTCGtgaattttcttattttacttCTTACATGTTATTATaaactatttgttatgtttttaaagtgaaaattttatgaacgatgcgggaccacGGCCTCTCGCGTTcagtgcgagtgctcttccaactgggctaaccgttcgagtgacgtatcgtcataaaatcttgtatgctttgttcaactctcaggttgtggcttcatctacaggatcatcATCTACtttcagttgataacctgctcaagccCAGTATTtggatattaggaaattgagatgtcgctcctGTAAGTCTAAACATTTAGATCTAAActagtagatcctgtagatgaagccacaaactgagagttgaacaaagtcatccaaggtaggtttgttactacatacatagttataggtgagatgtgcttgagtcgtgaggaggcgagaggcgagagcgggttgcggcggaaggacaccgattccaaaaataacagtagtcgtaactagaataacattaattaattagattgtataaaaatacgcagttATCAATATATATCCTGATGTTAAAGTTTGTCGACAATCTAATTTGAATCCTATAATACATTTATACCCATCACAAGAAAAGTGTTCAACgccgttaaagaagttttcacttacaAAAGTTtacaattacttaaaataattaagtagtaaaatgacaaacataatttgaaaTAGGCACGTTCATTAACTTcggttttcatttaaataatttttttaaccattatttCTAGGACCTCAGAACATTTTTGGATTTAAGCAAACAAGGCGTAATATATTTGAGTTTTGGCTCAAACGCTCCATCGTCAAAGCTACCTCCAGAAATAATTCAATTGTTCATTCGGGTGTTTTCTAACTTACCATACAACGTTTTATGGAAATGGGAGAAAAATGAATTGCCTGGCAGaccacaaaatgtaaaaatatcaaaatggtTTCCACAATCTGATCTATTGAGTAAGTTACTTACatcaaaatacttatataaaatagtttacaTTACcatcatcatttttttatcaTGGTAGCCACCAATTTCACCTTTAGAGTAAAAGATATTACTTACCCTACAAGGGCAGAAAGTAGGACAATTTATTTCAATGCAAATTTTTCCATACTTTCGACCGTCTATAAAGAAAAACCCAGTAAAAATTTTCTTTACGTtgatttgaaattcaaatattttgatatcacttattgaaagtcaaaaactacaacccatttCCAAAAAGATTGCCTCAGATCTTGCGCCCGCGCAGCAAACTCAGCGGCGTAAAAAAATGGTTACatagtaatatcgtacaattaaacttattatttaataacctgaaCCTGGggggttgctccattcccaatcaatggtatcattaagaaagtcatttatgttataattacctttaccacacaaacgtgtgggcggcggtgatcacttaacaccaggtgacccgtacgctcgtttatcctcctaatccataaaaaaaaacgttttttacaattcttttgaatatcataaaacttttgttttgaacattttcggggatcttgttgtaaaaacatatacatcgccccacaaaagacttagtaACTTGACGAatggctgttttcaataaccttagtttaactaacggatacattgctgttaccgtttaatgacaagattttatctatccatagttatgtccaatatagttatagttcaatgctatctgtcgataggttattgaaatgtaagtacgggttaaaggatagatttatctacgtctagtaagttaaactaaagatagataggttattgaaaacggccgtaagctgagtagtaggcgttaaacaaaaacaacaagaaatttaatattataatacgattaaatacaaacatactTGGCGGAAACAAATGTTATAATCGTAATATAAGTAGTTTACGGGATTATCTCATTTTATCAtacaaacatttacaaaataaaatctattgccattaaaatttacaattaggaTTATTTatactggatgtgtggcggtcctctacagtgcggttttcaaggagctttcttccacgtactacaaagctgtgaaatgagcttccttgtatggtgttttcgggacgatacgacatgggaacttccaaaagcgcgtataccttccttagcgccggcagcgctcttgtgattcctctggtgttgcaagagaacgtgggcggcggtgatcacttaacaccaggtgacccgtacgctcgtttgtccttatattccataaaaaaaaattcatcctgcctattattaatattataattatgcaaATACATAAGTTTGTCAGGATGAATAGATTTTTGTTACTGTTTGATGCAAAAACTATAAAACGGATTTTGATGAAGA includes the following:
- the LOC126978705 gene encoding UDP-glucosyltransferase 2-like, which translates into the protein MCKLFIITVYAIITHISASRILAVFPSPSISHQVIFRPLVHELVRRGHHVTIITPDPVFDKGTAPSNLTEIDVHDISYKIWKKNFVESSEFGKEDIFIKQTEAILNQFGHVIEAQMKTKEVQNIINNKDIKFYLLLLEACARPALVFSHIFKIPVIQISSFGMMLESDEIVGLPTHPLIYPVSTNQRLYNLSIYEKLIELYKYMRLSRIYKKLEELEYKQLQKIIGNELPSLKVLKNNVDMLFVNTHPMWNNNQPLPPNVISIWGIHEKIPKELPQDLRTFLDLSKQGVIYLSFGSNAPSSKLPPEIIQLFIRVFSNLPYNVLWKWEKNELPGRPQNVKISKWFPQSDLLKHPNIKLFITQGGLQSTEEAINAGVPLIGIPMMADQWYNVEKYVYHGIGIKLDIDTLNEEQLKAAIHKILMDKSYKENILKLRTLLSDEPQKALDRAIWWTEYVLRHNGAKHLRSPAANMSWIEYYEIQLILTVLIFVFVCSIVFAVSVFILWKYILRNCIANMKIKTA